GAACGGCAGGTTGAACTCGTCGGCGAACCTCGCCGCCAGTTCCGGGGTCCTCTTCTTGCCGGCACCTCCGATGAGCACCGGAGGACGTGGCTGTTGCACCGGCTTGGGCAACGCGGGCGAGTCATCGAGCCGGTAGTACGTTCCCGAGTAGTCGAAGGTCTCGCCCGAGGGCGTGGACCACAGCCCCGTGACGATCTCCAGCTGCTCGGCGTAACGCTGGAAACGCTCCCGCAGCGAGGGGAACGGGATGCCGTAGGCGGTGTGCTCCTCCTCGTACCAACCGCTGCCGATTCCGAACTCGATGCGCCCACCCGACATCTGATCGGCCTGGGCCACCGAGACGGCCAGCGGCCCGGGAAGGCGGAACGTCGCCGCGCTCATCAGCGTCCCCAGTCGCAACCGGGAGGTCTCCCGCGCGAGTCCTGCCAGGGTCAGCCACGCGTCGGTCGGCCCCGGCAGGCCGCTCGAATCGCCCATCCGCAGATAGTGGTCGGAGCGGAAGAAGGCGTCGTAGCCCGCCGACTCGGTGGTGCGGGCGACGCGGAGCAGATCGTCGTAGGTGGCGCCCTGCTGGGGCTCGGTGAAGATTCTGAGTTTGAATTCCTCGGTCACATCCCGAGGCTAACCGGCCCGTGCGAGTTCGGGAGTCACACGTGCGGGGGTGGCGGTCAACCGTCGCGCAGGCCACGCAGCAGCCGTTCCAGC
This portion of the Actinopolyspora lacussalsi genome encodes:
- a CDS encoding alkanesulfonate monooxygenase (product_source=KO:K04091; cath_funfam=3.20.20.30; cog=COG2141; ko=KO:K04091; pfam=PF00296; superfamily=51679; tigrfam=TIGR03560); its protein translation is MTEEFKLRIFTEPQQGATYDDLLRVARTTESAGYDAFFRSDHYLRMGDSSGLPGPTDAWLTLAGLARETSRLRLGTLMSAATFRLPGPLAVSVAQADQMSGGRIEFGIGSGWYEEEHTAYGIPFPSLRERFQRYAEQLEIVTGLWSTPSGETFDYSGTYYRLDDSPALPKPVQQPRPPVLIGGAGKKRTPELAARFADEFNLPFVDQETAAAQFDRVGQACTAIGRNPDEIVRSAALVLCVGKDEAQLARRAEAIGRDPVELRANGLAGTPEEVVDKIGQWRRNTGITRLYLQVLDLSDLDHIELVAAEVANRLE